A portion of the Acidisarcina polymorpha genome contains these proteins:
- a CDS encoding heme exporter protein CcmB has protein sequence MNRPYVLTHLIRDLRIEWRSKDAINSMLFFALIIVVLFSLAFDPTREVSRQIAGGILSVATMFASVTALNQTWAREIRNNVLDAQRMAPAPASALFLAKVLVNFFFVTIVQLVLAPLFIIFYNLRSVGPAWPLLLVLPLGTWALLVNGTFFAALSIRTRNRELLLPLILFPIYIPALLAMVLATTGILTGEADPTLWIKFLAGYDVIFTTVGLLLFETVIQAE, from the coding sequence ATGAACCGCCCCTACGTTCTCACCCACCTCATCCGCGATCTCCGCATCGAGTGGCGCTCGAAAGACGCGATCAACTCGATGCTCTTCTTCGCATTGATCATCGTTGTGCTGTTCTCGCTGGCCTTCGACCCGACTCGAGAAGTCTCCCGCCAGATCGCCGGCGGCATCCTCTCGGTCGCCACCATGTTCGCCTCGGTCACCGCCCTTAACCAGACCTGGGCCCGCGAAATTCGCAACAACGTCCTCGATGCCCAACGCATGGCCCCGGCTCCCGCCTCGGCGCTCTTCCTGGCGAAAGTCCTGGTGAACTTCTTTTTTGTCACCATCGTTCAGCTGGTGCTCGCGCCCTTGTTCATCATCTTCTACAACCTGCGCTCGGTCGGCCCCGCATGGCCGCTGCTCCTGGTGCTGCCGCTCGGCACCTGGGCGCTGCTCGTGAACGGGACATTCTTTGCCGCACTTTCGATCCGCACCCGCAATCGCGAACTGCTGCTTCCGCTCATTCTCTTCCCCATCTACATTCCGGCGCTGCTCGCCATGGTGCTGGCCACCACCGGCATCCTCACTGGAGAAGCTGACCCCACGCTCTGGATCAAGTTCCTCGCCGGCTACGACGTGATCTTTACGACCGTCGGACTGCTGCTGTTTGAAACCGTGATTCAGGCGGAGTAG
- a CDS encoding cytochrome c maturation protein CcmE — protein sequence MKSGKQALRITIAVVVIVGTIGYLALSGVKANKSYYVTISELHGMGGDAYTRHLRVAGNVAPGSIEHSGTTAQFVLVENNNRLKVDYKGTEPPPDTFKDNAQALAIGTYGRDGVFHATALQAKCASKYAPKPGETPGMSPAPAAAKTASLGAAPLSR from the coding sequence ATGAAGTCCGGAAAACAGGCTCTCCGCATCACCATCGCTGTTGTAGTCATCGTGGGCACAATCGGCTATCTCGCGCTTAGCGGAGTCAAGGCTAATAAAAGCTACTACGTCACCATTTCGGAGCTCCACGGGATGGGAGGCGACGCCTACACCCGCCATCTGCGGGTCGCCGGCAACGTTGCCCCCGGCAGCATCGAACATTCCGGCACGACTGCCCAGTTCGTTCTCGTCGAGAACAACAACCGCCTTAAGGTCGACTACAAAGGGACTGAGCCGCCGCCTGACACCTTTAAAGACAACGCCCAGGCGCTCGCCATCGGCACCTACGGCCGCGACGGCGTCTTCCACGCCACGGCGCTTCAAGCGAAATGCGCCTCGAAATATGCGCCCAAGCCAGGCGAGACTCCAGGCATGTCGCCCGCTCCCGCTGCAGCGAAGACGGCGTCTTTAGGGGCCGCTCCGCTCAGTCGCTGA
- a CDS encoding aminoacyl-tRNA deacylase, with translation MKPPAKTKTNAARYLDSLGIAYELREYELGEEEFSAVAVAHKIGMPPEQVFKTLLCATHERDHLFAIVPGNVELDFKKLAQAACTRKAEMAPIKDVLPLTGYVRGGVTVFGAKKAFPVIIDETLELFDRISVSAGARGVQLILAPTDYLRAAESLGSTKLADLSK, from the coding sequence TTGAAACCTCCAGCCAAAACCAAGACCAATGCCGCCCGTTATCTTGATTCGCTCGGCATCGCCTACGAACTGCGCGAGTACGAACTTGGCGAGGAGGAGTTTTCCGCGGTTGCCGTCGCCCACAAGATTGGCATGCCGCCGGAACAGGTTTTTAAGACCCTGCTCTGCGCGACCCACGAACGCGATCATCTCTTCGCCATCGTTCCCGGGAACGTCGAACTCGACTTCAAAAAGCTCGCCCAGGCAGCCTGCACGCGCAAGGCCGAAATGGCACCGATCAAAGATGTTCTTCCCCTGACCGGCTACGTCCGCGGCGGAGTGACGGTCTTTGGCGCGAAAAAGGCCTTCCCCGTAATCATCGACGAGACCCTCGAACTCTTCGACCGAATCTCCGTCTCCGCCGGGGCCCGCGGGGTTCAACTGATCCTCGCGCCCACCGACTACCTCAGGGCCGCGGAGTCCTTGGGCTCGACCAAGCTCGCCGACCTCTCCAAATGA
- a CDS encoding ABC transporter ATP-binding protein — translation MPGIQPQIVQLTGVSRLYGTFAALRQITIGFDSGRCSLLLGENGAGKSTLLRTIAGLLRPTFGEILVFGAAPSDGRDRIGYMSHAPMLYDELTGLENLRYFASLYRTRPCLEPKAAMQATGLDPALARPISQYSQGMRQRASLARVLLPQPELLLLDEPFSNMDAASARQMLDLLSNLRSQGKTIILTTHQRELAAPLADEFITMQAGAVIAVEQAAGATV, via the coding sequence GTGCCCGGCATCCAGCCCCAGATCGTTCAGCTAACCGGCGTCTCCCGTCTTTACGGAACCTTCGCCGCGCTCCGCCAAATCACGATCGGTTTTGATTCCGGTCGCTGCTCTCTACTTCTGGGTGAAAACGGCGCCGGCAAATCGACGCTGCTCCGCACCATCGCCGGCCTGCTTCGACCGACTTTTGGCGAAATCCTTGTCTTCGGAGCCGCTCCATCCGATGGCCGTGACCGGATCGGCTACATGAGCCACGCACCGATGCTCTACGACGAGCTCACCGGGCTTGAAAACCTGCGCTACTTCGCCAGCCTCTACCGCACCCGGCCTTGCCTCGAGCCCAAAGCAGCGATGCAGGCAACCGGCCTGGACCCGGCGCTCGCTCGGCCCATCAGCCAGTATTCGCAGGGCATGCGGCAACGCGCTTCGCTGGCCAGAGTCCTGCTGCCGCAGCCCGAGCTTCTGCTTCTCGATGAGCCCTTTTCGAATATGGACGCAGCCAGCGCCAGGCAGATGCTCGACCTGCTGAGCAACCTCCGCTCCCAGGGCAAGACCATCATCCTCACTACCCATCAGCGCGAACTGGCCGCACCCCTGGCCGACGAATTCATTACGATGCAGGCCGGAGCGGTGATCGCGGTCGAGCAAGCCGCCGGAGCGACCGTTTGA